Proteins encoded within one genomic window of Christensenellaceae bacterium:
- a CDS encoding germination protein YpeB: MEETKTKKTGKGAKIALAIVSSILGLAVIGMGIGLYFTTNGLTQQSMSLEGVYQRSFYDLVENVNSLENEVSKLMVTKNEDSQHKSLLTIKQQSADASSNLSRLPFSSNMINQTEGFINQLNGYFTSLLKRQGGIPDDQYDVIYDIYDSITKVQGELNKVSYKLSNGYRIMDNLDGSVEVDGFSLNFAGISSDSIEYPSMIYDGPFSESMLKKEIRGIPNTETSEGDAREFVKEVFDISKNSQIEYLGETNGNFKTYDYKINTNQNDYYVQVTKKGKFLLTVSADAQTGAAKIDSEEALKRALGMVEKLGIKDMQRVWSAEADGIAYINLAPVIDDITIYPDLIKVKVDMVTGNVMGYEASSYANNHTNRKLPEPKNTKEQAQSQVSDKLEIKNDRLCVIPLESGGETMAYEFEAEANGHTYYVYIDAGTNEQIRIMRVIKTTQGNLIL; this comes from the coding sequence ATGGAAGAGACAAAAACAAAAAAGACAGGTAAGGGTGCCAAAATTGCGCTTGCCATTGTCAGCAGTATATTGGGGCTTGCTGTAATCGGCATGGGGATAGGGCTATATTTTACTACTAATGGGCTCACTCAGCAGAGCATGAGTCTTGAAGGGGTTTATCAGCGGTCATTTTATGACCTAGTTGAAAATGTGAACTCTCTTGAAAACGAAGTGAGCAAGCTTATGGTCACTAAAAATGAGGACAGTCAGCACAAATCACTGCTGACAATAAAACAGCAGTCGGCTGATGCCAGCTCAAACCTGAGCAGATTGCCGTTTAGCAGCAATATGATAAATCAGACCGAAGGGTTTATAAACCAGCTCAACGGATATTTTACATCGCTTTTAAAGCGTCAGGGAGGCATACCGGATGATCAGTATGATGTAATATATGACATTTATGACAGCATTACCAAGGTTCAGGGAGAGCTGAACAAGGTGTCCTACAAGCTTTCAAACGGTTACAGAATAATGGATAACCTTGACGGTTCGGTCGAAGTTGACGGTTTTTCGCTCAACTTTGCCGGAATTAGCAGCGACAGCATAGAATATCCTTCGATGATTTATGACGGTCCTTTTTCTGAAAGTATGCTTAAAAAAGAAATTAGAGGTATACCCAACACCGAAACATCTGAAGGGGATGCTAGAGAGTTTGTAAAAGAGGTGTTTGACATCAGCAAAAACTCGCAGATAGAATATTTAGGTGAAACCAACGGAAACTTTAAGACCTATGACTATAAGATAAACACCAACCAAAACGATTATTATGTGCAAGTAACCAAGAAAGGTAAATTCTTGCTTACAGTCAGTGCGGACGCTCAGACCGGAGCTGCCAAAATTGACAGCGAAGAAGCTTTGAAGCGTGCGCTTGGTATGGTTGAAAAGCTTGGAATAAAGGACATGCAGCGTGTGTGGTCGGCTGAGGCTGATGGCATAGCATATATCAATCTAGCACCGGTAATTGATGATATTACAATTTATCCTGACCTGATTAAGGTTAAGGTAGACATGGTAACAGGCAATGTTATGGGTTATGAAGCCAGCAGTTATGCTAACAATCACACCAACCGAAAGCTCCCCGAACCCAAAAATACCAAAGAGCAGGCCCAAAGCCAGGTCAGTGACAAGCTTGAAATAAAGAACGACAGACTGTGTGTAATTCCGCTTGAGTCTGGCGGCGAAACAATGGCCTATGAATTTGAGGCTGAGGCAAACGGACACACATATTATGTATATATTGATGCGGGCACCAACGAGCAGATAAGAATTATGAGGGTAATTAAAACCACTCAGGGAAATCTTATTTTATAG
- the sleB gene encoding spore cortex-lytic enzyme has product MKRYIAILCVSLVLVMGLGFSFTLILPKESDNIVYTATVSQNKEIQQRLKDLGYYKAAVDGVIGPKSIAAIKAFQKDNGLVVDGIVGSKTAAALKISSPTQNSGDLNLLAKCVYAEARGEPYTGQVAVAAVILNRVKNANFPNSISGVIYQPWAFTCVNDGQINFQPNQTAYNAARDAMNGWDPSYGSIYYYNPATATSKWIYSRQTIVRIGKHVFAK; this is encoded by the coding sequence ATGAAAAGATACATTGCTATTTTATGTGTGAGTCTGGTGTTGGTGATGGGCCTTGGGTTTAGTTTTACGTTAATTTTGCCAAAAGAGAGTGATAATATAGTCTATACGGCTACGGTCTCACAAAACAAGGAGATTCAGCAGAGGCTGAAAGATTTGGGGTATTATAAAGCGGCCGTAGACGGGGTTATAGGTCCGAAGTCAATTGCCGCAATAAAAGCCTTTCAAAAAGACAATGGTCTTGTTGTTGACGGAATTGTGGGCAGCAAAACTGCAGCGGCGCTCAAAATAAGTTCGCCGACACAGAATTCGGGGGATTTAAATCTTCTCGCTAAGTGTGTATACGCCGAAGCGCGCGGAGAGCCTTATACGGGTCAGGTAGCTGTAGCTGCGGTAATTCTTAACAGAGTGAAAAATGCGAACTTTCCAAACAGTATTTCGGGCGTGATTTATCAGCCGTGGGCATTTACTTGTGTAAACGACGGACAGATAAATTTTCAGCCTAATCAAACTGCTTATAACGCAGCAAGGGACGCTATGAACGGCTGGGACCCATCATATGGCTCAATATATTACTATAACCCGGCGACAGCCACCAGCAAATGGATATATTCAAGACAGACTATAGTTAGGATAGGCAAACATGTGTTTGCAAAGTAG
- a CDS encoding DUF3794 domain-containing protein, with product MSQTGEGFKVCTKKRVGSNQIKVSATSDTQEKEIAKVLGVNAQPHVVSTEVLNAEAKADMSVSFMALVCFADGSFGSVKGQSNIRCSIENAMLRPGQTASFLTQAVDITAAVSHSELIFGAVLNSEVYMIDADISVKSIVVDDDIYTKESDIEINSYKQTVTHKGNISFEEPKDSKFKALLFANHQVYLKNTVPNNDYLSVTGGVVVSAVYECEDGVLKSFIKNVDFSEEIEAVGLCREHIIQTRTVASGSANVNNVDGEGGGVLYFEVPYALTADIYDQSRRECIVDAYSVDKEVNLTTSSFEQTQVFAGKSAEESVVASFSVPEDKPRIEKILSVTGGGINITNALTKNGEVVTEGIAGINIVYFSEDDDGNNVLNAMTVDVPFSALLSVPEAQEGDNVQAQVVMGEITLKNRKGRELEVIADIKVNYNLDRQVLSAVATDISFGDAKSERNFALEIFVARENQTIWDIAKHLNISTEELLEQNAELTLPIAVGDKVVCYHKRKTDF from the coding sequence ATGTCACAGACGGGTGAAGGTTTTAAGGTATGTACGAAAAAGAGAGTGGGTAGCAATCAGATTAAGGTGTCGGCCACAAGCGACACACAAGAGAAGGAGATAGCCAAAGTGCTGGGGGTTAATGCCCAGCCTCATGTTGTTTCGACAGAGGTTTTAAATGCCGAGGCAAAGGCTGACATGAGCGTGAGTTTTATGGCTTTGGTATGTTTTGCCGACGGTAGTTTTGGGAGTGTTAAGGGGCAGAGTAATATCAGGTGCAGCATAGAAAATGCTATGCTCAGACCCGGACAGACGGCAAGCTTTTTGACGCAGGCTGTAGATATAACGGCCGCCGTCTCTCACAGCGAGCTGATTTTTGGCGCTGTTTTAAACAGTGAGGTCTATATGATAGATGCCGATATCAGCGTTAAGAGTATTGTTGTGGATGACGACATATATACTAAAGAAAGCGATATTGAAATAAACAGCTATAAACAAACTGTAACCCACAAAGGTAACATATCCTTTGAAGAGCCGAAGGACAGCAAGTTTAAAGCGTTGCTTTTTGCCAACCATCAGGTATACCTAAAAAACACTGTGCCAAATAATGATTATTTAAGTGTGACCGGAGGTGTTGTTGTAAGCGCGGTTTATGAGTGTGAGGACGGCGTTTTAAAGAGCTTTATAAAAAATGTAGACTTCAGCGAAGAGATTGAAGCGGTGGGACTTTGCCGTGAGCATATCATTCAGACGCGAACGGTTGCAAGCGGCAGTGCAAATGTAAATAATGTTGACGGTGAGGGCGGCGGAGTGCTATATTTTGAGGTGCCGTATGCTTTGACGGCGGATATATATGACCAGAGCCGCAGAGAGTGTATTGTGGATGCTTATTCGGTTGACAAAGAAGTTAATTTGACCACTTCCTCGTTTGAACAGACGCAGGTGTTTGCCGGCAAAAGTGCCGAAGAGAGTGTTGTGGCAAGCTTCAGTGTGCCCGAAGATAAGCCTAGGATAGAAAAGATATTGTCAGTAACCGGCGGCGGGATAAATATTACCAATGCACTTACTAAGAATGGCGAGGTTGTTACGGAGGGTATTGCGGGTATTAATATTGTATACTTCAGCGAGGATGATGACGGAAATAATGTTTTAAATGCTATGACGGTTGATGTGCCTTTTTCAGCTTTGCTTAGCGTGCCTGAAGCTCAGGAAGGTGACAATGTGCAGGCACAGGTTGTGATGGGCGAGATAACTCTCAAAAACCGCAAGGGCCGCGAGCTTGAAGTGATAGCTGATATAAAGGTAAACTACAACCTTGACAGACAAGTTTTAAGTGCTGTTGCCACCGACATAAGCTTTGGAGACGCCAAATCTGAGCGCAACTTTGCACTTGAAATTTTTGTGGCAAGAGAAAACCAGACCATTTGGGATATTGCAAAGCATTTGAACATTTCAACCGAAGAACTGCTTGAACAGAATGCCGAGCTTACACTGCCGATTGCTGTGGGCGACAAGGTAGTGTGCTATCATAAACGTAAAACAGATTTTTAA
- a CDS encoding Veg family protein: MRKTGVTLMEIKQQITMLKGKDVDMQVNRGRKKIENYSGVIDNIYPSVFTVKLAGRVMGDMATYSYSDVLCGDVKINEPQV, translated from the coding sequence ATGCGAAAAACAGGTGTAACCCTAATGGAAATAAAACAGCAGATAACTATGCTCAAGGGTAAAGATGTTGACATGCAGGTGAACAGAGGTCGCAAGAAGATAGAAAACTATAGCGGGGTGATAGATAATATCTATCCCTCGGTGTTTACTGTCAAGCTTGCGGGGCGGGTGATGGGGGATATGGCGACTTATTCATACAGTGATGTGCTTTGCGGAGATGTAAAGATAAATGAGCCGCAGGTCTAA
- a CDS encoding DUF5050 domain-containing protein, with protein sequence MKKKLVFLAAMCLTVVMAFAGCGIALSGGPGANDPIYGNGSLAVRKGEWLYFVNAFKSYETVNVNGNKFGDEKLSGIYRTKLNANGLVETDDDGMPVGAELVVPQIAGYENGGIYIFGDYIYYSTPKTLNDKTGVAQRGLYSFERVKLDGTEHKTLYFADNVSSNFQVVYQQVGEFVYIIIRNGTEVRSVEVGLKNDKVYNRILAQDVVSVAFSQSDKNTSSFEQYVYYTKTATIADNGFDGYQIMRSKFDGSVKDDVIRSVTDNLTLNNVKNSRIYYEFGSKLYSTTNFVTSHQYASSGTDKITPYFVLGDQNGVNRGIVTNYESKLVRFVSTSQYYIIENSVSEILTVVGEFVYFKQSGSEQVFRIRFDGSGAKEVVINSISLQINSKNYFDCDGEYIFYFNTVENSNQLFSYLHMIKIGAQNEESELFSKFIGVLDETDVKVEE encoded by the coding sequence ATGAAAAAGAAATTAGTATTTTTGGCGGCAATGTGTTTGACTGTGGTTATGGCATTTGCCGGCTGTGGAATAGCACTTAGCGGCGGTCCGGGGGCAAATGACCCGATTTACGGCAATGGCTCGCTTGCAGTACGAAAGGGCGAATGGCTCTATTTTGTTAATGCATTTAAGAGCTATGAAACTGTGAATGTAAACGGAAATAAATTCGGAGACGAAAAGCTTTCCGGGATTTATCGAACTAAACTCAACGCAAACGGTCTGGTTGAAACTGACGATGATGGCATGCCTGTTGGAGCGGAGCTTGTGGTTCCGCAGATAGCGGGTTATGAAAACGGCGGGATATACATTTTTGGAGATTATATATATTATAGTACTCCAAAAACTTTAAACGACAAAACCGGTGTAGCTCAAAGAGGGTTATATAGCTTTGAACGGGTTAAGCTTGACGGAACAGAGCACAAGACATTATACTTTGCTGATAATGTTTCAAGCAACTTTCAGGTAGTCTATCAGCAGGTGGGTGAGTTTGTATATATTATAATAAGAAACGGCACCGAAGTACGGTCAGTTGAAGTGGGTCTTAAAAATGACAAGGTTTATAACCGTATTCTGGCTCAGGATGTGGTGTCGGTGGCGTTTAGCCAAAGCGACAAAAATACAAGCTCTTTTGAACAATATGTTTATTACACCAAGACTGCCACAATAGCAGATAACGGATTTGATGGATATCAGATAATGCGTTCCAAGTTTGACGGCTCGGTTAAAGACGATGTAATAAGATCTGTTACCGACAATCTTACTCTTAATAATGTTAAAAACAGCAGAATATATTATGAATTCGGCAGCAAGCTCTATTCAACTACTAATTTTGTTACAAGTCATCAGTATGCCAGCAGCGGAACCGATAAAATTACACCGTATTTTGTGCTGGGTGACCAGAATGGTGTAAACAGAGGAATAGTTACTAACTATGAGAGCAAGCTTGTGAGGTTTGTGAGCACCAGCCAATATTATATTATAGAAAACAGTGTTTCTGAAATTTTGACAGTTGTGGGTGAGTTTGTTTATTTCAAGCAAAGCGGCAGCGAACAAGTTTTTCGCATCAGGTTTGACGGCAGCGGGGCAAAAGAAGTTGTTATAAATTCTATAAGTCTTCAAATCAACTCCAAAAACTACTTTGACTGCGACGGCGAATATATCTTCTATTTTAATACTGTAGAAAACTCTAATCAGTTGTTTAGTTACTTGCATATGATAAAGATAGGCGCGCAGAATGAAGAGAGTGAACTGTTTTCAAAATTTATAGGAGTGCTCGACGAGACCGATGTAAAAGTTGAAGAATAA
- the rsmA gene encoding 16S rRNA (adenine(1518)-N(6)/adenine(1519)-N(6))-dimethyltransferase RsmA produces the protein MIEGFKFKKKFGQNFIFDKNLIASILDKGGLDDSLPILEIGAGAGTMTQELCERAPKVVAYEIDAELKPVLDGLRLKNLTIKYQDILDVPLNVIEKDFDEYNLVANLPYYITTPIIFKFLESKKLKTMYIMVQKEVGYRLSAKAGEKEYGIPSVLVDCIGNAKVTKEISKTNFKPVPKVDSCMVKIDIKRDKYNVDFKAFSAFVQRSLAMRRKTLINNLTHNGGFDKDSVKCAYAHMSLKDSVRGEELNTGQFVRLFEYLKTKKQM, from the coding sequence ATGATAGAAGGGTTTAAATTTAAAAAGAAGTTTGGGCAGAATTTTATATTTGACAAAAACCTGATAGCAAGCATACTTGATAAGGGCGGACTTGATGATAGTCTGCCTATTTTGGAAATCGGCGCCGGTGCCGGAACTATGACACAGGAGTTGTGCGAAAGAGCGCCTAAGGTGGTGGCATATGAGATTGACGCCGAACTGAAGCCTGTTTTAGATGGTCTCAGGCTTAAAAACCTCACTATAAAATATCAGGATATTTTAGACGTGCCTCTAAACGTAATCGAAAAGGATTTTGATGAGTATAATCTGGTGGCAAACCTTCCGTATTATATAACTACTCCCATTATATTCAAGTTCTTGGAGTCAAAAAAGCTGAAAACTATGTATATTATGGTGCAAAAAGAGGTTGGATACAGGCTGTCGGCCAAAGCGGGAGAGAAGGAATATGGAATTCCGTCAGTGCTGGTTGATTGTATAGGCAACGCCAAAGTTACCAAGGAAATTTCTAAAACAAATTTTAAACCTGTTCCCAAGGTTGACTCGTGCATGGTCAAAATTGATATTAAGCGTGATAAGTATAATGTTGATTTCAAAGCATTTTCGGCTTTTGTGCAGCGTTCTCTTGCTATGCGGCGTAAAACCCTGATAAACAACCTCACTCACAACGGAGGTTTTGACAAAGACAGCGTCAAATGCGCTTATGCACACATGAGCCTTAAAGATAGCGTCAGAGGCGAAGAGCTGAATACCGGTCAGTTTGTGAGGCTGTTTGAGTATCTGAAAACAAAAAAACAGATGTGA
- a CDS encoding TatD family hydrolase: MLIDSHCHLNDPKFDEDYNTVAGSLKENGLRFIICNSEDIKTSEKAIEIASAYNEIFAAIGFHPHNAKDFKDEYAEFFKTNSKNPKVVAIGEIGLDYYYDLSPRDIQKEVLKKQLKIAHEAELPVIFHLRDAKEDFLKILEENRHLLTNGGVVHSFSDDIETAKRIMALGLFIGINGTVTFKNFKRDDVIAALPLDRILLETDSPYLSPEPYRGHRNEPKNVRLVAEAIARIKNIAACEVIEQTGKNVLAVFFKMKGAK; encoded by the coding sequence ATGTTGATAGACAGTCATTGCCATTTGAATGACCCAAAATTTGATGAGGATTATAATACGGTTGCCGGTAGCCTGAAGGAAAATGGGCTGAGGTTTATTATTTGCAACAGTGAGGATATAAAAACTTCTGAAAAAGCAATTGAAATAGCAAGTGCATATAACGAGATTTTTGCTGCCATCGGGTTTCATCCGCACAATGCAAAAGACTTTAAAGATGAATACGCAGAGTTTTTTAAGACAAACTCAAAAAACCCAAAGGTTGTTGCAATCGGCGAGATTGGGCTGGATTATTATTATGACCTCAGCCCGCGGGACATTCAAAAGGAAGTACTTAAAAAGCAGCTTAAGATAGCTCACGAGGCGGAGCTTCCGGTGATTTTCCATTTGAGGGACGCCAAGGAAGATTTTTTGAAGATATTAGAAGAGAATAGGCACTTGCTGACTAACGGAGGTGTGGTACATAGTTTTAGTGACGATATAGAGACTGCTAAAAGGATTATGGCACTGGGGCTTTTTATTGGCATCAACGGAACGGTTACGTTTAAGAATTTTAAGCGAGATGACGTAATTGCAGCACTGCCGCTTGATAGAATTTTGCTTGAAACTGACAGCCCATATCTTAGCCCCGAACCTTATAGGGGGCACCGAAATGAGCCTAAAAACGTCAGGCTTGTTGCTGAAGCAATAGCTAGGATTAAAAACATAGCTGCGTGCGAAGTGATAGAGCAGACAGGCAAAAATGTTCTGGCGGTGTTTTTTAAGATGAAAGGAGCGAAATGA
- a CDS encoding spore maturation protein translates to MNKIWFFLMLVSFVWLLFTGPDKLLPALLSGSGTAVQLCLTLISVYAVWMGLLQIMEDSGMTTKLSKVLSPISFKLFGKLDSKTQEFVCMNISANMLGMGGAATPLGIKAMKGMDDGNGVATKAMIMFFVLNATSLQILPTTVMGLRAAAGSVSPSDIILPSIIATVTSTVIGVLLVIIFAKGRKK, encoded by the coding sequence ATGAACAAAATCTGGTTTTTCCTTATGCTGGTCAGCTTCGTATGGCTGCTGTTTACAGGACCCGATAAATTGCTTCCGGCACTTCTTAGTGGCAGCGGCACGGCTGTGCAGCTGTGTCTTACGCTTATTTCGGTCTATGCCGTGTGGATGGGCTTGCTTCAGATTATGGAGGATAGCGGAATGACGACAAAGCTATCAAAGGTACTCTCCCCTATTTCTTTCAAGCTTTTTGGAAAGCTCGACTCCAAAACACAGGAATTTGTATGTATGAACATATCCGCAAATATGCTTGGTATGGGCGGCGCTGCAACACCTTTGGGAATAAAAGCCATGAAAGGTATGGATGACGGCAACGGGGTTGCCACAAAAGCTATGATAATGTTTTTTGTTCTAAATGCCACTTCTCTGCAGATTTTACCTACAACTGTAATGGGACTGCGGGCAGCCGCCGGTAGCGTGTCCCCCAGCGACATAATTCTGCCAAGCATAATAGCCACCGTAACTTCAACCGTTATCGGTGTTCTTTTAGTGATTATTTTTGCTAAAGGGAGGAAAAAATGA
- a CDS encoding spore maturation protein gives MSIYILPVLFIFIFIYARIKKVNTYQSFINGTKGAIPLVIDIFPYLVAIIMMVQIMRVSGLSGLLSTGLAPIFGFMGIPKELVELVLLKPFSGSGALALLSDIYTQYGTDSFVGRAASVIISSSDTVFYISTLYFSGTSIKKLSYAIPVALLASLAAVVVSCLICRVM, from the coding sequence ATGAGCATTTATATCCTTCCCGTTCTGTTTATATTTATATTTATTTACGCCCGCATAAAAAAAGTAAATACCTATCAAAGCTTTATAAATGGCACCAAGGGTGCTATTCCGCTGGTAATAGATATCTTTCCCTATCTTGTGGCCATTATAATGATGGTGCAGATTATGCGTGTGAGCGGCCTGAGCGGACTTTTGTCAACCGGACTTGCTCCTATATTCGGTTTTATGGGTATACCCAAAGAGCTTGTGGAATTGGTACTTCTTAAACCCTTCAGCGGCAGCGGAGCTCTGGCACTTTTGAGCGATATCTACACTCAATACGGCACAGATAGTTTTGTAGGCAGGGCTGCCAGCGTAATAATCAGCAGTAGCGATACAGTCTTCTATATCTCCACGCTTTATTTTTCGGGCACTAGTATAAAAAAACTATCCTATGCTATCCCCGTGGCACTTCTTGCTTCCCTTGCAGCCGTAGTTGTAAGCTGTCTGATTTGCAGGGTGATGTGA
- a CDS encoding methyltransferase, with translation MSEHIYDLGCKGYKIIQDKLGYAFTTDSVLLANFVKLGYSDEAIELCSGSGVISVLAYAKNGPKKIVGVEIEERLCDMANRTSEINGLVGKVDFVNISLQEAPNYFKKEFAAVICNPPYNKNNQQNLSAEVAAARHEVKMSLEELMISTAKLLKFGGKFYLIHRADRIDEIFVTLMKYNLNPKVLQIVQPKKDKEAHLIMIEAVKGAKFGVRVRAPIVIDEM, from the coding sequence ATGAGTGAGCATATCTATGATTTGGGGTGTAAGGGGTATAAAATAATTCAGGATAAGCTCGGTTATGCTTTCACCACTGACAGTGTGCTGCTTGCAAACTTCGTAAAGCTCGGGTATAGCGACGAAGCCATTGAGTTGTGTTCGGGAAGCGGGGTTATAAGTGTTTTAGCATACGCTAAAAATGGCCCTAAGAAGATTGTAGGCGTTGAGATAGAAGAGCGACTTTGTGATATGGCAAACCGAACGAGTGAGATTAACGGCCTTGTGGGAAAAGTGGATTTTGTAAATATAAGTCTGCAAGAAGCACCGAATTATTTTAAAAAAGAATTTGCTGCGGTGATTTGTAATCCTCCGTATAACAAAAATAATCAGCAAAACTTAAGCGCCGAAGTGGCCGCTGCGCGTCATGAAGTTAAAATGAGTCTGGAAGAACTAATGATAAGCACCGCTAAGCTTTTGAAGTTTGGCGGAAAGTTTTATTTAATTCATAGAGCCGATAGGATAGACGAAATTTTTGTGACGCTTATGAAATATAATCTTAATCCCAAGGTGCTGCAGATTGTGCAGCCCAAAAAAGATAAAGAAGCGCATCTTATTATGATTGAAGCCGTCAAAGGCGCTAAATTTGGGGTAAGGGTGCGAGCCCCCATTGTTATTGATGAAATGTAA
- a CDS encoding stage 0 sporulation family protein: MNFDVIGVRFKNAGKVYNFNPNRLDLKIGDGVVVGTSNGDEYAIVATNIIKLTDKEIKSPLKNVLRKATTEDEMKYQSNLEKAEDALKAARELIIKHKLDMKLVDAEFAFDGSKVVISFVSDNRVDFRDLVKDLAIRLKTRIELRQIGIRDQARTVGAIGICGLECCCSKFLNSFDKVSIKMAKNQNLSLNPTKISGMCGRLMCCLDYENDYYQQMLSKMPKVNSEVITPDGKGTVSFLDLFREKITARVESSDGVYSYKDYALADIKFKKGGNHE; this comes from the coding sequence ATGAATTTTGATGTGATAGGCGTAAGATTTAAAAACGCCGGCAAGGTATATAATTTTAACCCTAACAGGCTGGACCTTAAAATAGGTGATGGCGTTGTTGTCGGCACCAGCAATGGTGACGAGTATGCAATTGTTGCCACAAACATAATAAAGCTGACTGACAAGGAAATTAAGTCACCACTTAAAAATGTTTTGAGAAAGGCTACAACGGAAGACGAAATGAAGTATCAGAGTAATCTTGAAAAGGCCGAGGACGCACTTAAGGCCGCCAGAGAACTGATAATAAAGCACAAGCTGGATATGAAGCTTGTTGATGCTGAGTTTGCTTTTGACGGCAGCAAAGTTGTTATTAGTTTTGTGTCAGACAACAGGGTGGACTTCAGGGACTTGGTAAAGGATCTTGCTATAAGGTTAAAGACCAGAATTGAGCTGCGCCAGATTGGCATAAGAGATCAGGCACGCACGGTTGGGGCTATTGGTATATGTGGGTTGGAGTGCTGCTGTTCAAAGTTTTTAAACAGCTTTGATAAGGTATCTATTAAGATGGCAAAAAATCAAAACCTGTCGCTTAATCCCACCAAAATAAGTGGAATGTGCGGAAGGCTTATGTGCTGTCTTGATTATGAAAACGATTATTATCAGCAAATGCTCTCAAAAATGCCCAAGGTTAACAGCGAAGTTATTACTCCAGACGGCAAAGGCACAGTAAGCTTTTTGGATCTCTTCAGAGAAAAAATCACCGCTCGTGTTGAGAGCAGTGACGGAGTTTATAGTTATAAAGACTATGCACTTGCGGATATAAAATTTAAAAAGGGCGGCAACCATGAGTGA
- the greA gene encoding transcription elongation factor GreA, protein MAKEVYLTKDGYTQLQERLEYLKGTARGEVAKQIGIARDFGDLSENSEYDAAKEAQGKIEAEIAEIEEKLRVAKVINEKNVKTDKVTAGCFVKVKDLDYNDTFEYRIVGSTESDPAGGLISNESPVGQALLGKKEGDIIEVTLPENNITIRLKIIGIRA, encoded by the coding sequence ATGGCAAAAGAAGTATATTTGACCAAGGATGGTTATACGCAGCTGCAAGAAAGATTGGAGTATCTGAAGGGCACTGCAAGAGGAGAGGTGGCAAAACAAATAGGAATTGCCAGGGACTTTGGAGACTTGAGCGAAAATAGTGAATATGACGCAGCAAAGGAGGCTCAAGGAAAAATTGAGGCAGAGATTGCCGAAATTGAAGAAAAACTCAGAGTGGCAAAAGTCATCAACGAAAAAAATGTTAAGACCGACAAGGTAACAGCAGGTTGTTTTGTTAAGGTTAAAGATTTAGATTATAACGACACATTTGAATACAGAATTGTGGGCAGCACCGAGAGTGACCCTGCCGGCGGACTTATATCAAATGAAAGTCCGGTGGGGCAGGCATTGCTCGGCAAAAAAGAGGGCGATATTATTGAAGTTACGTTACCGGAAAATAATATTACTATCAGACTTAAAATTATAGGTATACGTGCATAA